One genomic segment of Bacillus marinisedimentorum includes these proteins:
- the rsgA gene encoding ribosome small subunit-dependent GTPase A, producing the protein MTLIKTIEQYGWNETWNTHFEQYENEGYIPGRVALEHKRSYRVLTMHGELLAEVSGRMRFEAGEREDFPAVGDWVAVSARPDEGKATIHAILPRASKFSRKAAGRTTEEQIVAANVDTIFLVNALNQDFNVRRLERYLVMAWESGANPVIILSKADLCDDIAEKVREVEAVAFGVPVHVISAVEDSGMEELDSYLAAGNTVALLGSSGAGKSTLTNRLFGSEVQLVKEIREEDGRGRHTTTHRELIVLPGGGLVIDTPGMRELQLWEADESLGTSFNDIEELAGNCRFRDCSHNSEPGCAVKAAIDDGSLEEKRYESYVKLQKELAFLERKADKKAQLEEKEKWKKIAGDRKRFHQR; encoded by the coding sequence ATGACATTGATAAAAACGATTGAACAGTACGGTTGGAATGAAACATGGAATACACATTTTGAACAATATGAAAATGAAGGTTATATACCCGGACGGGTGGCACTGGAACATAAGAGAAGCTACCGTGTCCTGACTATGCACGGTGAACTGCTCGCTGAAGTATCGGGCCGGATGCGGTTTGAAGCGGGGGAGCGGGAAGACTTTCCTGCCGTTGGCGACTGGGTCGCTGTTTCGGCAAGGCCGGATGAGGGGAAGGCGACGATCCACGCGATATTGCCGCGGGCGAGCAAGTTTTCGCGTAAAGCGGCGGGACGGACGACTGAAGAGCAGATTGTAGCTGCAAATGTCGACACCATTTTCCTTGTCAACGCTTTAAATCAGGATTTCAACGTCCGCAGGCTTGAGCGTTATCTCGTCATGGCGTGGGAGAGCGGAGCAAATCCGGTGATTATTTTGAGCAAAGCAGACTTGTGCGATGATATTGCTGAGAAGGTCAGGGAAGTTGAGGCAGTGGCTTTCGGTGTCCCTGTGCATGTCATCAGTGCTGTTGAAGACAGCGGAATGGAAGAGCTTGATTCCTATCTTGCAGCCGGCAATACTGTTGCGCTGCTCGGTTCTTCAGGTGCCGGCAAGTCAACCCTGACAAATCGGTTGTTCGGAAGTGAAGTTCAGCTTGTAAAGGAAATCAGGGAAGAGGACGGCCGCGGGCGCCATACGACAACCCACCGGGAGCTGATTGTGCTGCCGGGCGGCGGGCTTGTCATCGATACGCCGGGCATGCGGGAACTGCAGCTGTGGGAAGCGGATGAGAGCCTTGGCACAAGCTTCAATGATATCGAAGAGCTTGCCGGGAATTGCCGGTTCCGGGACTGCAGCCACAATTCCGAACCGGGATGTGCGGTAAAGGCTGCGATTGATGACGGGTCGCTTGAAGAAAAACGCTATGAATCGTATGTGAAGCTGCAAAAAGAACTTGCTTTCCTTGAGCGGAAAGCAGACAAGAAAGCCCAGCTCGAAGAAAAGGAGAAGTGGAAAAAGATTGCCGGGGACCGTAAACGGTTCCACCAGAGATAG
- a CDS encoding sulfite oxidase: MKKIRPYLTTRSLHPENQEAPIHFLHSDHIPGKLFYRRNHFAYPENVSPAGHLLISGLVRQPYLFRYQDFHSMHSKTITAVLECAGNKRANFKPAVFGEQWEDGAIGEGRWTGVPLHHLFSMTGLSSSAKEVVFEGWDKGERTDMDGTVPFARSLPVEKALHPDTILAYEYNGRPLSFKHGFPLRLIVPQWYAMSSVKWVKRITVIDHKFQGPFQSIDYNYYPHPDSDWDKFPVTTTHVNSIIQKPLDYEILNTGIHEIKGIAWSGEGEITAVDISLDGGQTWNQAGLSKPANEQYAWTKWSIDWEVREPGEYEIRARASDSAGRTQPAEAFWNRKGYGYNAIQAVHVKVE, encoded by the coding sequence ATGAAAAAGATCCGGCCTTACTTAACAACAAGAAGCCTTCATCCGGAAAATCAGGAGGCGCCGATTCATTTCTTGCACAGTGATCATATTCCCGGGAAGCTTTTTTACCGGCGCAACCATTTCGCTTACCCGGAAAACGTGAGCCCTGCCGGACATCTGCTTATCAGCGGGCTTGTCCGGCAGCCTTACTTGTTCCGCTATCAGGACTTCCACTCCATGCATTCAAAAACCATTACAGCTGTTTTGGAATGTGCAGGTAATAAACGGGCAAACTTCAAGCCGGCAGTATTCGGCGAGCAATGGGAAGACGGCGCAATCGGAGAGGGCCGCTGGACAGGAGTGCCGCTGCATCATCTTTTTTCCATGACAGGTCTGTCATCTTCAGCCAAAGAGGTTGTTTTTGAAGGATGGGATAAAGGAGAACGGACAGATATGGATGGAACGGTTCCCTTTGCCCGCAGCCTGCCGGTTGAAAAAGCACTGCATCCAGACACGATTCTTGCCTATGAATACAATGGCAGGCCTCTCTCATTTAAGCATGGATTCCCCCTTCGCCTTATCGTCCCGCAATGGTACGCTATGTCCTCGGTAAAATGGGTGAAACGAATAACGGTCATCGATCATAAGTTCCAGGGACCCTTCCAGTCAATCGATTATAACTATTATCCCCACCCCGACAGCGACTGGGACAAATTTCCTGTAACGACAACTCATGTCAATTCAATCATCCAAAAACCGCTGGACTACGAAATTCTGAATACCGGCATACATGAGATCAAAGGGATTGCATGGTCTGGTGAAGGAGAAATCACAGCAGTGGACATCAGCCTGGACGGCGGCCAGACATGGAATCAGGCAGGGTTAAGCAAACCGGCAAATGAACAGTACGCCTGGACAAAGTGGAGCATCGACTGGGAAGTGAGAGAACCCGGGGAGTATGAAATCAGGGCCAGGGCGTCTGACTCCGCCGGCAGGACTCAGCCGGCAGAGGCCTTTTGGAACCGGAAAGGATATGGATATAATGCTATTCAGGCGGTGCACGTGAAAGTAGAATGA